One window of the Schistosoma mansoni, WGS project CABG00000000 data, supercontig 0125, strain Puerto Rico, whole genome shotgun sequence genome contains the following:
- a CDS encoding phd/f-box containing protein, putative, producing PTRRRFGATKWKSKSSKLVVSNLKRDKKSLHPLLSEVNPSSSGSSALKPKVDTSTLHSHMTVNSQKPRTKSNITVRQRLAKRLGI from the exons CCTACGCGTCGTAGATTTGGTGCAACTAAATGGAAGTCAAAGAGTTCAAAGCTTGTTGTTTCTAATTTAAAAAGAGATAAAAAGTCATTG CACCCTCTACTCAGTGAAGTTAATCCATCATCATCGGGCTCGAGTGCTTTAAAACCTAAAG TAGATACTTCAACATTGCATTCGCATATGACAGTAAATTCACAAAAACCACGAACTAAATCCAATATAACAGTTAGACAACGTCTTGCTAAACGTTTAGgcatttaa